A region of Ovis canadensis isolate MfBH-ARS-UI-01 breed Bighorn chromosome 19, ARS-UI_OviCan_v2, whole genome shotgun sequence DNA encodes the following proteins:
- the LOC138424919 gene encoding serine protease 44-like codes for MSRANAEAPSAPGPLKSEAVPTAPGLPTPPAEDVLQTPPPFGGSFVPGTCGHRKMRIVGGMPAPDRKWPWQVSLQINNVHVCGGSLIAPRWVLTAAHCIFGFEEYTVRMGSTLLRPQLGMVIPVRDIVCHSFYDVRTLTNDIALVLLAHSVNYSASIQPVCLPVKNFEAETGTRCWVTGWGQLKEHAKVLPDILQETDQILLRHTLCNEKLQTHLGYRRTLVRKGMICGYHEYLKSPCKGDSGGPLVCEFNDTWVQVGIVSWGIACGRSELPIVYTEVSSYKDWITDHIIKVSSCASAGFLILSLSLVLPLGLLVAL; via the exons ATGAGCCGGGCAAACGCAGAGGCCCCCTCAGCTCCAGGACCCCTGAAATCTGAGGCGGTTCCAACAGCTCCAGGGCTGCCTACACCCCCAGCGGAAGATGTTCTGCAGACCCCGCCTCCCTTTGGAGGGTCGTTCGTACCAG GAACATGTGGCCATCGGAAGATGAGGATAGTTGGTGGAATGCCAGCCCCAGACAGAAAGTGGCCCTGGCAGGTGAGCCTGCAGATCAACAATGTACACGTGTGCGGAGGCTCCCTCATTGCCCCGCGGTGGGTCCTGACTGCAGCTCACTGCATATTTGG CTTTGAGGAATATACAGTGCGGATGGGAAGCACACTGTTACGTCCCCAATTGGGAATGGTCATTCCAGTTCGAGACATCGTTTGCCATAGCTTTTATGATGTTAGAACTTTGACTAATGACATAGCTCTTGTTCTGCTGGCCCACTCTGTGAATTATTCTGCATCCATCCAGCCGGTGTGTCTCCCTGTAAAGAATTTTGAAGCGGAAACTGGGACACGGTGCTGGGTGACTGGATGGGGCCAACTGAAGGAACACG CCAAAGTGCTGCCAGACATTCTTCAGGAGACTGACCAAATCCTTCTTCGCCACACATTATGTAATGAGAAATTGCAGACACATTTAGGATATCGTCGTACATTAGTTCGAAAAGGGATGATCTGTGGCTATCACGAATATCTTAAAAGCCCCTGCAAG ggagaTTCTGGGGGTCCCCTGGTCTGTGAATTTAATGACACCTGGGTCCAGGTGGGGATTGTGAGTTGGGGCATTGCCTGTGGTCGCAGTGAATTGCCTATAGTTTATACAGAAGTTAGCTCGTACAAGGACTGGATCACTGATCACATCATTAAGGTGTCCTCCTGTGCCTCAGCTGGATTCTTGATCCTGTCACTGTCCCTGGTGTTGCCCCTGGGCCTCCTGGTGGCCCTGTGA